The Akkermansia muciniphila genome contains a region encoding:
- a CDS encoding L,D-transpeptidase: MSAPSIRIDLSRQELALEASGKVLFRCPVSSGKAGTGFEEGSGKTPTGRFRICRKIGDGEPEDTIFLSRLPAGRYPGAIPEGLDEHSDLILSRILWLDGLEPENANTRERYIYIHGTNHPELLGTPESHGCIRLSPADMLALFGLVEEGTPVFILL; the protein is encoded by the coding sequence GTGTCCGCTCCTTCCATACGCATTGACCTGTCCCGGCAGGAGCTGGCGCTGGAAGCATCCGGAAAAGTGCTGTTCCGGTGCCCCGTTTCCAGCGGAAAAGCGGGAACGGGGTTTGAAGAGGGCTCCGGAAAAACGCCCACGGGCCGTTTCCGCATCTGCCGGAAAATAGGAGACGGGGAACCGGAGGATACCATTTTCCTCTCACGCCTTCCGGCCGGCCGCTACCCCGGCGCCATTCCGGAGGGCCTGGACGAACATTCTGACCTCATCCTGTCGCGCATCCTGTGGCTGGACGGCCTGGAGCCGGAAAACGCCAATACGCGGGAACGCTACATCTACATCCACGGCACCAACCATCCGGAACTTCTGGGAACGCCGGAATCCCACGGCTGCATCCGCCTTTCCCCCGCGGACATGCTGGCCCTTTTTGGCCTGGTGGAAGAGGGGACTCCCGTGTTCATCCTGCTCTAA
- a CDS encoding low molecular weight protein arginine phosphatase, which yields MTQRKHILFICTGNTCRSPMAEGLFRKLSAGHPEWKAGSAGTSAWHGQEASPETLHVLEAHGVNLSCHESRPVTDELMENATAVYAMTESHLAALLANFPEHADKIRLVTCYTDNRNIADPIGCGQAAYNSVAWQLTAAIQAIIARMEQEA from the coding sequence ATGACACAGCGCAAACACATCCTTTTCATCTGCACCGGCAACACGTGCCGCAGCCCCATGGCGGAAGGCCTTTTCCGCAAGCTCTCCGCCGGCCACCCGGAATGGAAGGCCGGTTCCGCAGGAACCTCCGCATGGCACGGGCAGGAGGCCAGCCCGGAAACGCTCCACGTGCTGGAGGCGCACGGCGTCAACCTGTCCTGCCATGAAAGCCGCCCCGTCACGGATGAACTGATGGAGAACGCCACAGCCGTTTATGCCATGACGGAGAGCCACCTGGCCGCGCTGCTTGCCAATTTTCCCGAGCATGCGGATAAAATCAGGCTGGTCACCTGCTATACGGACAACCGCAACATTGCAGACCCGATCGGCTGCGGACAGGCCGCCTACAACAGCGTGGCGTGGCAGTTGACAGCCGCCATCCAGGCCATCATTGCCCGGATGGAGCAGGAGGCCTGA